In Vreelandella piezotolerans, one genomic interval encodes:
- a CDS encoding ethanolamine ammonia-lyase subunit EutB, translating to MAQTYHTTVGSRRYRFSGLAELMAKATPPRSGDRLAGVMAESAEERVVAQMVLAELPLTTFLNEALIPYEQDEITRLIIDDHDAEAFAPLQHLTVGDFRNWLLSDHATSEALAAARPGITPEMAAAVSKLMRNQDLMLVAKKCQVTTAFRNTIGLPGRLSTRLQPNHPTDDVTGIAASILDGLLYGSGDAVIGINPATDNVAQSIKLMRLMDDVIQKYEIPTQSCVLTHVTNTLEAIEQGAPVDLVFQSIGGTEATNRSFGFDLSTLAEAEAAAQTLNRGTVGRNVMYFETGQGSSLSADAHHGLDQQTCEARAYAVARKFNPLLVNTVVGFIGPEYLYDGKEITRAGLEDHFCGKLLGVPMGCDVCYTNHANADQNDMDNLLTLLGVAGCNFVMGIPGSDDIMLNYQTTSFHDALYARRVLGLKAAPEFEQWLAKMQIFQDVSTHRLNDQLPAAFANSLRHLPKGSD from the coding sequence ATGGCGCAGACCTATCACACCACGGTGGGGAGCCGCCGCTATCGCTTTAGCGGGCTCGCCGAACTGATGGCCAAAGCCACGCCGCCGCGCTCGGGCGACCGCCTCGCTGGGGTGATGGCAGAGTCCGCAGAAGAGCGGGTCGTCGCCCAAATGGTGCTGGCGGAGCTGCCGCTCACCACCTTTTTGAACGAGGCGCTGATCCCCTACGAGCAGGACGAAATCACCCGCCTGATTATCGACGACCACGATGCAGAGGCGTTTGCGCCGCTGCAGCACCTGACCGTAGGCGATTTTCGCAACTGGCTGCTTTCGGACCACGCCACCAGTGAAGCCCTGGCCGCTGCCCGGCCCGGCATTACGCCGGAAATGGCCGCGGCGGTGAGTAAGCTGATGCGCAACCAGGACCTCATGCTGGTGGCGAAGAAATGCCAAGTGACCACGGCATTTCGCAACACCATTGGGCTGCCGGGGCGGCTTTCGACCCGCTTACAGCCCAATCACCCCACCGATGACGTCACCGGCATCGCGGCCAGTATTCTCGATGGCCTGCTGTATGGCAGCGGCGATGCGGTGATTGGTATCAACCCGGCTACCGATAACGTCGCCCAGAGCATCAAGCTGATGCGCCTGATGGACGACGTGATCCAGAAATACGAGATCCCTACGCAATCCTGCGTGCTGACCCACGTGACCAATACGCTAGAAGCCATTGAACAGGGCGCACCGGTGGATCTGGTGTTTCAGTCCATTGGCGGCACCGAAGCCACCAACCGCAGCTTTGGGTTCGATTTGAGCACCCTGGCGGAAGCCGAAGCCGCTGCACAAACGTTGAACCGAGGCACCGTGGGTCGCAACGTGATGTATTTCGAAACCGGCCAAGGCAGCTCGCTCTCCGCCGACGCCCACCACGGGCTGGATCAGCAAACCTGCGAAGCCCGGGCCTACGCCGTGGCGCGCAAGTTCAATCCGCTGCTGGTCAACACGGTGGTGGGGTTTATTGGCCCTGAATATCTCTACGACGGTAAAGAGATCACTCGCGCCGGGCTGGAGGATCACTTCTGCGGCAAGCTCTTAGGTGTGCCGATGGGGTGCGACGTGTGTTACACCAACCACGCCAACGCCGATCAAAACGATATGGATAATCTGCTGACGCTGCTGGGCGTGGCGGGCTGCAACTTCGTGATGGGCATCCCCGGCTCTGACGACATCATGCTCAACTATCAAACCACGTCGTTTCACGATGCGCTCTATGCCCGTCGGGTGCTGGGGCTAAAAGCCGCGCCAGAGTTCGAACAGTGGCTGGCCAAGATGCAGATCTTCCAAGATGTGAGCACCCATCGTCTTAACGACCAGCTGCCCGCCGCCTTTGCCAACAGCCTGCGCCACTTGCCGAAGGGGAGCGACTGA
- the eutC gene encoding ethanolamine ammonia-lyase subunit EutC, translating into MPKQPTQETTAPIVIENPWERLRAFTDARIGLGRAGVSLPTKQLLAFQLAHAQAQDAVHCPLECEALAEELTQALGLSTAPLAVHSRAEDREMYLQRPDYGRRLNEASRQTLQQAAEGGQRFDLAVVIVDGLSALAVQQNSIPFLTALYDAFGRDKNEWQLAPLILVEQGRVAIGDEVGALLNADAVLVMVGERPGLSSPDSLGLYMTWSPEVGLKDDRRNCISNVRPAGLAYEEAARRLLLLLTEARERKLSGVKLKDRSEDNVLEGGSGSTRNFLVAD; encoded by the coding sequence ATGCCTAAGCAACCCACGCAGGAAACCACTGCGCCTATCGTCATTGAAAACCCCTGGGAGCGCCTGCGCGCCTTTACCGACGCGCGCATTGGTCTGGGGCGCGCGGGGGTGAGCCTGCCCACCAAGCAGCTGCTCGCGTTTCAACTCGCCCATGCCCAAGCTCAAGATGCGGTTCACTGCCCGCTGGAGTGTGAGGCGCTGGCCGAGGAGCTGACCCAAGCGCTTGGTTTGAGCACCGCGCCGCTTGCGGTGCACAGCCGCGCAGAGGATCGCGAAATGTACCTGCAGCGGCCCGACTACGGCAGACGCCTTAACGAGGCATCCCGGCAGACGCTGCAGCAGGCGGCAGAGGGCGGCCAACGGTTCGATCTGGCGGTGGTGATCGTCGATGGCCTCTCGGCGCTGGCGGTACAGCAAAACAGCATCCCGTTTCTTACCGCGCTGTATGACGCATTCGGGCGCGACAAGAACGAATGGCAGCTCGCGCCGCTGATCCTTGTCGAGCAAGGGCGCGTGGCCATTGGCGACGAGGTGGGCGCGCTGCTCAACGCCGATGCGGTGCTGGTCATGGTCGGCGAACGCCCCGGCCTTAGCTCCCCAGATAGCTTAGGGCTGTATATGACCTGGAGCCCCGAGGTGGGCTTAAAAGATGACCGGCGCAACTGCATCTCCAACGTGCGCCCGGCCGGGCTTGCGTATGAAGAAGCGGCCCGGCGTTTGCTGCTGCTGCTGACCGAGGCGCGGGAGCGCAAGCTCTCCGGCGTGAAGCTCAAAGATCGCAGCGAAGATAACGTCTTGGAGGGCGGCAGCGGTTCGACTCGAAATTTCCTGGTGGCCGATTGA
- a CDS encoding SIR2 family NAD-dependent protein deacylase — translation MTSAPHLVVFTGSGISAESGIKTFRASDGLWEDHPVEEVATPQGWRQDPERVLAFYNQRREQIRRAKPNAAHKALAALEQEGFKVSVITQNIDDLHERAGSRHVLHLHGEISKARSSVDARLRYPLSKGGIALGDVCDKGSQLRPDVVWFGEAVPLFEEACELVSQADFLLVVGTSLAVMPAASLLTYIDYDTPCALVDPDADELSPPGVLAINTTAGEGVPALVNQWRKQGNLILP, via the coding sequence ATGACTTCAGCCCCGCACTTGGTGGTATTTACCGGCTCGGGAATCAGCGCGGAGAGCGGCATCAAAACCTTCCGCGCCAGCGATGGCCTCTGGGAGGATCACCCAGTGGAGGAGGTCGCCACGCCGCAAGGGTGGCGGCAAGACCCAGAGCGGGTGTTGGCGTTCTATAACCAGCGTCGGGAGCAGATTCGCCGTGCAAAGCCCAACGCTGCCCATAAAGCGCTGGCGGCGCTGGAGCAGGAGGGCTTCAAGGTCAGCGTGATTACTCAGAACATCGACGACCTGCACGAGCGGGCAGGCTCCCGTCACGTGCTGCACCTGCACGGCGAGATTTCAAAGGCCCGCTCATCGGTGGATGCGCGGCTGCGCTACCCGCTGTCAAAGGGCGGAATTGCCCTGGGCGATGTGTGCGATAAGGGCAGCCAGCTGCGCCCAGACGTGGTGTGGTTTGGCGAAGCGGTACCGCTGTTCGAAGAGGCCTGCGAGCTGGTGAGCCAAGCGGACTTTCTGCTGGTGGTGGGTACCTCGTTGGCAGTGATGCCCGCCGCATCGCTGCTCACCTATATCGATTATGACACCCCCTGTGCGCTGGTAGACCCCGACGCCGATGAGCTAAGCCCACCCGGCGTGCTGGCGATCAATACCACGGCGGGGGAAGGCGTGCCGGCGCTGGTTAACCAGTGGCGTAAGCAGGGGAATTTGATACTGCCTTGA
- a CDS encoding CIA30 family protein, with the protein MRREPDGFEPTLAHGLGVTLRVRGDGRTYQLRFKSSALEEASAYRVAFTPTAHQWETHRFTWAQFDAVRRGTLLSSAPALDPSTILQLGFLIADRTAGPFRLEVASIAPYSQS; encoded by the coding sequence GTGCGCCGTGAACCAGACGGTTTCGAGCCGACCCTAGCCCACGGCCTAGGCGTTACGCTGCGCGTGCGTGGCGATGGTCGTACCTATCAGCTACGGTTCAAAAGCAGCGCGCTAGAGGAGGCCAGCGCCTACCGGGTGGCCTTCACGCCCACGGCTCACCAGTGGGAAACGCATCGATTCACCTGGGCGCAGTTCGATGCGGTGCGCCGGGGCACGCTGCTTTCCAGCGCGCCGGCTCTCGACCCATCGACTATTCTCCAGCTCGGATTTTTGATTGCCGACCGCACCGCGGGGCCGTTTCGTCTGGAGGTTGCCTCCATTGCGCCGTATTCACAGAGCTGA
- the eat gene encoding ethanolamine permease, with protein MTQPTVDQAYLAKRQLRKGTAGWMLLAGLGVSYVISGDFAGWNFGIAEAGWGGFAIAACLMALMYLALVLALAEMSAAIPAAGGGYSFARQAMGPAGGYLTGLAVLIEYALAPAAIVIFIGSAVEALLGVNGPLVYLLFYAVFIGIHLAGVGEALKVMMVISGLAVFAILATAVALIGDFDAANLFDIAPTEAAGASTFMPFGWYGIWAALPFGMWLFLAVEGVPLAAEEAKDPARDMPKGIIGAMLFLLFTALLVVVLLAGAAGAEMIGQSGVPLVDALNAAGNPTLATLVNVLGLAGLIASFFSIIYGYSRLVFALSRAGYLPKPLSLTSERKVPYLALIVPGIFGFLASLSGEGDLMLGMAVVGATISYALMAFSHIWLRLKQPDLPRPYKTPGGVVTSGIALVLSLVALTGVYAFDPRAFNYTILLFIAGAAYYFLYSKHHLVAKTAEEEFALVTASPEEAEPVAPAAASAKL; from the coding sequence ATGACACAACCAACGGTTGATCAGGCGTATCTGGCCAAGCGCCAGCTGCGTAAAGGTACGGCAGGCTGGATGCTGCTCGCGGGGCTTGGGGTTTCCTATGTCATTTCCGGTGACTTTGCGGGCTGGAACTTTGGCATCGCTGAAGCAGGCTGGGGCGGGTTTGCGATTGCTGCTTGTTTGATGGCGCTGATGTACCTCGCGCTGGTGCTGGCACTGGCGGAAATGTCCGCTGCGATTCCTGCCGCTGGGGGCGGTTACAGCTTCGCTCGGCAAGCCATGGGGCCTGCGGGGGGCTATTTGACTGGACTTGCCGTGTTGATCGAGTACGCGCTGGCCCCGGCGGCCATCGTGATTTTTATCGGCTCGGCGGTAGAGGCCTTGTTAGGCGTTAACGGGCCGCTGGTGTATCTGCTGTTTTATGCGGTGTTCATTGGCATTCACTTGGCGGGTGTGGGGGAAGCGCTGAAAGTGATGATGGTGATCAGCGGTTTGGCGGTCTTTGCCATTCTGGCCACTGCGGTAGCGCTAATTGGTGACTTCGATGCGGCCAACCTGTTCGATATTGCCCCCACCGAGGCGGCGGGTGCGAGCACCTTCATGCCTTTTGGCTGGTACGGCATTTGGGCGGCGCTGCCTTTTGGTATGTGGCTGTTTTTGGCCGTTGAAGGGGTGCCGTTGGCGGCCGAAGAGGCGAAAGACCCTGCTCGCGATATGCCTAAAGGCATTATCGGTGCCATGCTGTTTCTGCTCTTCACCGCCCTGCTCGTGGTGGTGCTGTTAGCCGGTGCCGCAGGTGCGGAGATGATTGGCCAAAGTGGCGTGCCGCTGGTGGATGCCTTGAATGCTGCAGGTAACCCGACGCTGGCGACCCTGGTCAACGTGCTGGGCCTGGCGGGTTTGATCGCCTCCTTCTTCTCGATCATTTATGGCTACAGTCGCCTGGTGTTCGCGCTCTCTCGAGCAGGCTATTTGCCCAAACCGCTGTCGCTGACCAGCGAGCGTAAAGTGCCTTACTTAGCGCTGATAGTGCCCGGCATCTTTGGTTTTCTCGCGTCGCTGAGCGGCGAAGGCGATCTGATGTTAGGCATGGCGGTCGTTGGTGCGACTATCTCCTATGCATTGATGGCCTTTAGCCATATTTGGCTGCGTCTCAAGCAGCCCGATCTGCCGCGCCCCTATAAAACCCCAGGCGGCGTGGTGACGTCAGGCATCGCGCTGGTGCTCTCGCTCGTCGCGCTGACCGGCGTTTATGCCTTCGATCCTCGGGCGTTCAACTACACCATCTTGCTGTTCATTGCTGGAGCGGCGTACTACTTCCTCTACAGCAAACACCATCTGGTGGCGAAAACCGCCGAAGAGGAGTTCGCGCTAGTGACCGCCTCGCCGGAGGAGGCCGAGCCCGTCGCTCCGGCGGCTGCTTCCGCAAAGCTGTAA
- a CDS encoding CIA30 family protein: MLNFNESNMAEAEQRRWYAVDDGVMGGVSHSGFRLEAGAGCFYGEVSLENGGRCAVNQTVSSRP, from the coding sequence ATGCTGAACTTTAACGAATCGAACATGGCCGAGGCAGAGCAGCGGCGCTGGTACGCGGTGGACGATGGCGTGATGGGCGGCGTGTCCCACAGCGGCTTTCGCTTGGAAGCGGGTGCTGGCTGCTTTTATGGCGAGGTGTCGTTGGAAAACGGCGGTCGGTGCGCCGTGAACCAGACGGTTTCGAGCCGACCCTAG
- a CDS encoding helix-turn-helix domain-containing protein, with the protein MSSTPTQSAPKKCIQEAFDADEHAQNLTRWQQQYDQLTPGRFYGRLDEIALPALQVFKEHTGQALRQECRVWEDSLWLGIPPRSAGSRINGQPLDAQQVMCRPGGRDFELVTPEAFDIYGVVIRLPALYAAAERQGITLDEQWMTAPRRHVNPVTLRALLFLLERLLGQQQSAIAERLHQDILLTGLLELLDAQQPSKELPPSYVHRKAVVDRVKQYVDEHLEAPITMEALCELTHVSRRTLQYSFTTILGISPLQFLRLTRLNRVRRALRAAEPPQTVTEIATYWGFWHLGQFAHDYKQQFGECPSHTLNQSPSGTMSTSA; encoded by the coding sequence ATGTCCTCGACGCCGACTCAAAGCGCACCAAAAAAGTGCATTCAAGAAGCCTTCGATGCCGATGAGCATGCGCAAAATCTGACCCGCTGGCAGCAGCAGTACGATCAGCTCACCCCGGGACGTTTTTACGGACGGCTGGATGAAATTGCGCTGCCTGCCCTTCAAGTCTTCAAAGAGCACACGGGCCAAGCGCTGCGTCAGGAGTGTCGGGTGTGGGAGGACTCACTGTGGCTGGGGATTCCACCCCGCTCGGCGGGGTCGCGTATCAATGGACAACCCCTCGACGCACAGCAAGTGATGTGCCGCCCCGGCGGGCGCGATTTTGAATTGGTGACCCCGGAAGCCTTCGATATTTACGGGGTGGTGATACGTCTACCGGCGTTATACGCCGCTGCCGAGCGCCAGGGCATCACGCTGGATGAGCAGTGGATGACTGCGCCCCGCCGTCATGTGAACCCTGTCACGCTGCGCGCCTTACTGTTTCTTTTGGAACGCCTGTTAGGCCAGCAGCAGAGCGCCATCGCCGAGAGGCTACATCAGGATATTCTCTTGACTGGCCTGTTAGAGCTGCTGGATGCCCAGCAGCCCAGCAAAGAGCTGCCTCCTAGCTACGTTCACCGAAAGGCCGTCGTCGACCGGGTCAAGCAGTATGTCGATGAGCATCTAGAAGCGCCGATTACCATGGAAGCATTATGCGAGCTGACACATGTGAGCCGACGCACGCTGCAATATAGCTTTACGACGATTTTAGGTATCAGCCCGCTGCAGTTTCTAAGACTAACGCGGCTGAATCGCGTTCGCCGTGCGTTACGCGCGGCCGAGCCGCCCCAAACGGTCACCGAGATTGCGACGTACTGGGGCTTTTGGCATTTGGGGCAGTTCGCCCACGACTACAAGCAGCAGTTTGGTGAGTGCCCGTCGCACACGCTCAATCAGTCTCCAAGCGGCACTATGTCAACCAGTGCTTAG
- the aceK gene encoding bifunctional isocitrate dehydrogenase kinase/phosphatase, producing MKHSPAYRLAATVLHGFDEYRARFKQITSDASRRFRDAAWREAQQASAARINLYGEKVGDTLGRLQRTFAQEVLAHCETWQEARGHYAQLISQRLDYELAETFFNSLFCSVFQHRHIRNDWMFVYSSREDAAHRSGIELCRRYDVKGDWAGALAWALSEAPFESPFADVERDSQLGAGLLEAQLPAAIWQADDAQVELLNSVFYRNKGAYLVGRLLGGGEQVPLVLPVLHGEGFGEQQGGDPCLHLDTVLTETDEVSIIFSFTRAYFQVDVPVPGEFVAYLKQLMPHKPEGELYAAIGFFKHGKTEFFRALNQQVAKREERFMIAPGVRGMVMAVFVLPSFRTVFKIIKDEFDPAKEVTHAIVREKYRLVKRHDRVGRMADTQEFSNFIVRQDHFEPECLAHLLEVAPSTVSLKEDKVIIKHCYTERMMTPLNIYLEQCSADERVMVLKDYGNAIKQMAAANIFPGDMLLKNFGVTRHGRVIFYDYDEVSYLTECRFRHIPKSQGVDSYMDGGTSLSIGPNDIFPEEFGPFMFANPELRALFMEQHPELFDPDYWLTLQRAILEGRVIDVYPYRNKQRFAGTVGQLVH from the coding sequence ATGAAACACTCCCCCGCGTACCGCCTAGCGGCCACCGTGTTGCACGGTTTCGATGAGTACCGTGCCCGCTTCAAGCAGATCACTTCCGATGCCAGCCGCCGCTTTCGCGACGCCGCCTGGCGAGAGGCGCAGCAAGCCTCCGCGGCGCGCATTAATCTTTACGGTGAAAAAGTGGGCGATACGCTCGGTCGATTGCAGCGCACCTTTGCCCAGGAGGTGCTGGCCCACTGCGAAACCTGGCAGGAAGCACGCGGACACTACGCCCAGTTGATCAGCCAGCGGTTGGATTACGAGCTGGCGGAAACCTTCTTCAATTCGCTGTTCTGTTCGGTGTTTCAGCATCGCCATATCCGCAATGACTGGATGTTCGTCTACAGCTCCCGGGAGGATGCCGCGCACCGCTCAGGCATCGAGCTGTGCCGTCGGTATGACGTCAAAGGTGACTGGGCAGGGGCGCTCGCTTGGGCGCTGAGCGAAGCTCCTTTCGAGTCCCCCTTTGCCGACGTCGAGCGCGACAGCCAGCTCGGCGCTGGATTGCTGGAAGCTCAGCTCCCTGCTGCAATTTGGCAGGCAGACGATGCCCAGGTAGAACTACTCAACAGCGTGTTTTACCGCAACAAAGGGGCGTATCTGGTGGGGCGACTTCTAGGTGGCGGCGAGCAGGTCCCCTTGGTGCTGCCCGTTCTACATGGGGAAGGGTTTGGCGAGCAGCAGGGGGGCGACCCCTGCCTGCACTTGGATACGGTCCTCACCGAAACCGATGAAGTGTCGATCATCTTCTCGTTCACTCGCGCCTATTTCCAGGTAGACGTGCCGGTGCCGGGAGAGTTCGTCGCCTATCTAAAACAGCTCATGCCCCACAAGCCCGAGGGCGAGCTGTACGCCGCCATTGGCTTTTTCAAACACGGCAAAACCGAATTTTTCCGCGCGCTGAACCAGCAGGTGGCCAAGCGCGAAGAGCGCTTCATGATCGCGCCGGGGGTGCGGGGCATGGTGATGGCGGTATTCGTGCTGCCGAGCTTTCGCACCGTGTTCAAGATCATCAAGGATGAGTTCGACCCTGCCAAAGAGGTCACCCACGCCATCGTGCGGGAGAAGTACCGGCTGGTAAAACGCCACGACCGGGTGGGGCGCATGGCCGACACCCAGGAGTTCTCCAACTTTATCGTCCGCCAGGACCACTTCGAGCCGGAGTGTTTGGCCCATCTACTTGAGGTTGCGCCCTCCACGGTGTCGCTGAAAGAGGACAAGGTGATCATCAAGCACTGCTACACCGAGCGAATGATGACGCCGCTGAATATCTACCTGGAGCAGTGCAGCGCCGATGAGCGAGTGATGGTGCTAAAAGATTACGGCAACGCCATCAAACAGATGGCAGCAGCGAATATTTTTCCTGGCGATATGCTGCTGAAGAATTTTGGCGTCACTCGCCACGGACGGGTGATTTTCTACGACTACGACGAGGTGAGCTATCTCACCGAGTGCCGCTTCCGCCATATTCCCAAATCCCAGGGGGTCGACAGTTACATGGATGGCGGTACCAGCCTTTCCATTGGCCCCAACGATATCTTCCCCGAAGAGTTTGGCCCGTTCATGTTTGCCAACCCGGAACTGCGCGCACTATTCATGGAGCAGCATCCGGAGCTGTTCGACCCGGACTACTGGCTGACACTACAGCGGGCGATTCTGGAGGGGCGGGTGATCGACGTGTACCCGTATCGCAACAAGCAGCGGTTCGCGGGCACCGTGGGGCAACTGGTACATTAG
- a CDS encoding sensor domain-containing phosphodiesterase, producing the protein MSPTTAPEIFKQLAEGLSRVNKSGFFHHLASTLAKLLSVDHALVARIDHRDTATPLAMWSEGTFVEATSYLLCGTPCERVKSAHACFHITSQARACFPNDARLTALSVESYLGVPMADASGRCHGILVLMHSRPLRLPRYTKEVMRIVASLAGVELSRQIIGHQADQRIASKQRALRLLSRGNDARFHAHDETSLLQSACRILVDVGGYTAAWVLHGLPGEEGVEGGLKACVDRETDVSGWLSPKQLLVEGYSRELRHQAMARRAPVVYSPRLDPDASGHDATLVALDVAVLVALPLAYRGQLLGVITLYQSDDAPMTAAEVRLLSELADDIAFGIDSLRHRQAEQRIQHAVAQVATAVSAQHGEAFLTQLTDHMANALAADVGFIATLDDQDPNVANVLSLYVNGERQPAFSYHLAGVPCQDVLTQRECIVLEGAGIRLPVESNGALSWVNAYVGRRLDDAHGRPIGIIGVMFKAPLSETKIVSAVLQIFAARAASELGRQRDEARIRQLAYCDAGTRLPNRTAFMQRLEQCVNAEAQLPFALLLLDLNHFKEINDTAGHDVGDLVLKEVAQRFRSVLPTGEFVARLGGDEFVIICQEANDEQHAQQIADTLCASLHELIMIEQHSSELSVSVGIALYPAHGQSAQALLKHADIAMYQAKRQKLSTRTFEYWMGHAVAQQLHIAKRLALAIANHSFYLHFQPQVDMRSGQLIGAEALCRWWDDELGDVSPGQFIAIAEERGMIVPLGNCVIDKACQQLAQWQRQGLQLQGPLAINIAADQFEDSDLVATLLASCRTHGVSPHALSIEITESGIMAHPDDAIAITEILKGHGMGLSIDDFGTGYSSLAYLKRFAADRIKIDISFVRDMLTSDNDRIIVATIIAMAKTLGLETIAEGIETKAQSEALLAMGCTQAQGYYYGRPLSAEQFAKHWLT; encoded by the coding sequence ATGTCTCCTACGACGGCACCAGAAATTTTCAAACAGCTCGCCGAAGGATTGTCCCGCGTCAATAAAAGCGGGTTCTTTCACCATTTAGCAAGCACCTTGGCGAAGTTGCTCAGCGTCGACCACGCATTGGTCGCTCGTATCGATCATCGCGATACCGCCACGCCATTGGCCATGTGGTCCGAAGGTACGTTTGTCGAGGCGACCTCCTATCTGCTTTGTGGCACCCCCTGTGAGCGAGTGAAGAGTGCGCACGCTTGTTTTCATATCACTTCCCAGGCGCGTGCCTGCTTCCCTAACGATGCTCGGCTGACAGCGCTCAGTGTCGAAAGTTATCTCGGTGTCCCCATGGCAGATGCATCGGGCCGCTGCCATGGGATTCTCGTGCTCATGCATTCGCGACCGCTTCGGTTGCCTCGATACACGAAAGAGGTCATGCGTATCGTTGCCTCGTTAGCAGGCGTCGAACTCTCCCGTCAGATCATCGGTCATCAGGCCGATCAGCGTATTGCCAGTAAGCAACGGGCGTTGAGGTTGCTGAGTAGAGGAAATGACGCACGGTTTCACGCCCACGATGAAACGTCGCTACTGCAGTCGGCGTGCCGTATTCTAGTGGACGTCGGGGGCTACACGGCGGCTTGGGTGCTTCATGGTCTGCCTGGGGAGGAAGGCGTCGAAGGGGGGCTAAAAGCCTGTGTCGATAGAGAAACCGATGTGTCGGGTTGGTTAAGTCCAAAGCAGCTGCTGGTGGAGGGCTATAGCCGCGAACTACGTCACCAAGCGATGGCCCGCCGTGCACCGGTGGTATATTCGCCTCGGCTCGATCCCGACGCTTCGGGGCACGATGCCACGCTGGTGGCGCTAGACGTCGCCGTGTTGGTGGCGTTGCCGTTGGCGTATCGGGGGCAACTGCTCGGTGTCATCACGCTCTATCAAAGCGATGATGCGCCCATGACGGCTGCCGAAGTGCGCTTATTGAGTGAACTAGCTGACGATATCGCCTTTGGTATTGACAGCCTTCGACACCGTCAAGCCGAACAGCGTATCCAGCATGCGGTGGCTCAAGTGGCCACCGCCGTGTCGGCGCAGCACGGCGAAGCCTTCCTGACGCAATTGACCGATCATATGGCCAACGCGTTGGCTGCCGATGTCGGCTTCATTGCGACGCTCGACGATCAGGACCCCAACGTTGCCAATGTGTTGTCGCTCTACGTTAACGGCGAGCGTCAGCCTGCGTTTAGCTACCATTTGGCAGGCGTGCCCTGTCAGGACGTGTTGACACAGCGTGAATGTATCGTGCTCGAAGGGGCTGGTATTCGTTTGCCGGTCGAGTCCAATGGCGCACTGTCATGGGTCAACGCATACGTTGGTCGACGCTTGGACGATGCCCATGGGCGTCCTATCGGCATTATTGGCGTGATGTTCAAGGCACCGCTCTCGGAAACGAAAATCGTCAGCGCGGTATTGCAAATATTCGCCGCAAGAGCAGCGTCCGAACTTGGCCGCCAACGTGACGAGGCTCGCATACGCCAACTGGCCTATTGTGATGCGGGCACTCGGTTACCCAACCGCACGGCTTTCATGCAGCGGCTCGAGCAGTGTGTCAACGCCGAAGCGCAGCTACCTTTTGCGCTATTGCTGCTCGATCTCAACCACTTCAAAGAGATTAATGACACCGCTGGCCATGATGTCGGTGATTTGGTGCTAAAAGAAGTCGCGCAGCGCTTTCGCAGCGTACTGCCTACGGGAGAGTTTGTCGCCCGGCTAGGTGGAGACGAGTTCGTGATCATTTGTCAGGAAGCGAACGACGAGCAACACGCCCAACAAATAGCGGACACCCTCTGTGCGAGTCTCCATGAGCTGATCATGATAGAGCAGCACTCGTCTGAACTGTCAGTGAGCGTGGGAATCGCGCTATACCCGGCCCACGGTCAATCGGCGCAAGCGCTCTTGAAGCATGCCGATATCGCTATGTACCAAGCAAAGCGCCAGAAACTGTCGACGCGTACGTTCGAGTATTGGATGGGGCATGCGGTCGCACAACAGCTGCATATTGCCAAGCGCTTGGCACTGGCGATTGCGAACCACTCGTTCTACTTACATTTTCAGCCGCAGGTGGATATGCGCAGTGGCCAACTCATTGGGGCGGAAGCGCTGTGTCGTTGGTGGGATGACGAGTTGGGAGACGTCTCGCCCGGGCAGTTCATCGCCATTGCCGAAGAGCGTGGAATGATCGTGCCGCTAGGAAACTGTGTCATCGATAAAGCTTGCCAGCAGTTAGCCCAGTGGCAGCGTCAAGGTCTGCAACTGCAAGGGCCGTTAGCTATCAACATTGCGGCCGACCAGTTCGAAGATAGCGATCTGGTGGCGACGCTGCTGGCCAGTTGCCGCACGCACGGCGTGTCTCCTCACGCCTTGAGTATCGAAATCACCGAGAGCGGGATCATGGCCCACCCAGACGATGCCATCGCCATCACCGAGATATTGAAGGGGCATGGCATGGGGCTCTCGATCGATGACTTCGGTACCGGTTATTCGTCATTGGCCTATTTAAAACGATTTGCCGCCGATAGGATCAAAATCGATATCTCGTTCGTGCGCGATATGCTCACTAGCGACAATGATCGCATCATCGTGGCCACTATCATCGCCATGGCCAAAACGTTAGGGCTGGAAACCATTGCAGAGGGCATCGAGACCAAAGCGCAGAGTGAGGCGCTATTGGCCATGGGCTGTACCCAGGCCCAAGGGTATTACTATGGCCGACCGCTGAGTGCCGAGCAGTTTGCTAAGCACTGGTTGACATAG